The Raphanus sativus cultivar WK10039 chromosome 2, ASM80110v3, whole genome shotgun sequence genome includes a region encoding these proteins:
- the LOC108822232 gene encoding zinc finger A20 and AN1 domain-containing stress-associated protein 7, with product MSSEQNNSTSFPPTEPKLCDNGCGFFGSPSNMNLCSKCYRSLRAEEDQTAVAKAAVKNSLKLPSCSLILTPEQKQPLETKPVSAVVTTEPSSSVPVATGQEEVEPSKPARTNRCFNCNKKVGVMGFKCKCGSTFCGSHRYPEKHECSFDFKEVGRDAISKANPVIKADKVERI from the coding sequence ATGAGCTCTGAGCAAAACAACAGCACAAGCTTCCCACCAACAGAGCCAAAGCTCTGCGACAACGGATGCGGTTTCTTCGGGTCACCTTCCAACATGAACCTCTGTTCCAAATGTTACAGAAGTCTCCGGGCCGAGGAAGATCAAACCGCTGTAGCAAAAGCTGCTGTCAAGAACTCACTTAAGCTTCCATCTTGCAGTCTCATTCTCACACCAGAGCAAAAGCAGCCTCTTGAAACCAAACCAGTCTCTGCTGTTGTAACGACTGAGCCGTCGTCTTCAGTTCCTGTAGCCACGGGACAGGAGGAGGTAGAGCCGTCGAAACCTGCACGGACGAACAGGTGTTTCAACTGTAACAAGAAGGTTGGGGTTATGGGGTTTAAGTGCAAATGCGGCAGCACGTTTTGCGGGAGCCATAGGTACCCGGAGAAGCACGAGTGTAGCTTCGATTTCAAAGAAGTTGGACGTGATGCAATCTCAAAGGCCAATCCTGTGATCAAGGCGGATAAAGTCGAAAggatatga
- the LOC130506790 gene encoding uncharacterized protein LOC130506790 → MAKDMIKRWILEDEDGDYDDELGLFDVATERVSHRTDRGAGWRYVQQLMYESDQQCYDILRMHQRTFKALCKLLTEQYGLKESHNVYLEESVAMFLEVVGQDKTKRVIASRYQRSLDTVQRKLDDVLCALLKFAADTLRPQEGEFERVSPVVRNDRQYWPHFKDCVGALDGTHVPVRPPSQNAEAYNGRKGVTMNVLAICNFDMKFIYAYVGVPGRAHDSKVLTHCARNEASFPHPPPGKYYLVDSGYSTRTGYLGPHRNMRYHIPQFRRGGPPVSARELFNKRHSSLRSYIERTFGVWKAKWRILDRKHPKYGLVKWIKLVTATMALHNFIRDSHRDDQDFLEWENVDVGVAHSDGEEEEGDDDDDDDDDGGGGHIEYEPRGDTAMEALRDNITNGFGRGRLPY, encoded by the exons ATGGCAAAAGAT ATGATTAAAAGATGGATATTGGAAGATGAGGATGGTGATTATGACGATGAGCTTGGCTTGTTTGATGTGGCTACTGAGAGAGTGAGTCATCGAACAGATAGAGGAGCAGGATGGCGTTATGTTCAACAGCTTATGTATGAATCTGATCAGCAGTGCTATGATATTCTTCGGATGCATCAGAGAACTTTTAAAGCTTTGTGTAAGTTGCTAACTGAGCAATATGGATTGAAGGAGTCTCACAACGTCTACCTTGAGGAATCTGTTGCAATGTTTCTTGAGGTTGTTGGTCAAGACAAGACTAAGCGGGTTATTGCTTCAAGGTATCAAAGATCATTGGATACGGTACAAAGGAAGCTTGATGATGTCTTATGTGCTCTTCTCAAGTTTGCAGCAGATACACTAAGACCACAAGAAGGCGAGTTTGAAAGAGTAAGTCCTGTTGTGAGGAATGATCGTCAGTATTGGCCTCATTTCAAAGATTGTGTCGGAGCACTTGATGGAACGCATGTCCCGGTTCGTCCTCCAAGTCAGAATGCAGAAGCCTATAATGGTAGAAAAGGAGTTACAATGAATGTTCTTGCTATATGTAACTTCGATATGAAGTTCATATATGCATATGTCGGAGTACCTGGTAGAGCACATGATTCAAAGGTCTTGACTCATTGTGCGAGGAATGAGGCTTCTTTCCCACATCCTCCTCCTGGAAAGTACTACCTAGTTGATTCCGGATACTCGACCAGGACAGGGTATCTTGGTCCGCATCGTAATATGCGATATCATATTCCTCAATTTCGTAGAGGAGGACCACCAGTTAGTGCACGAGAGCTGTTTAACAAAAGGCATTCAAGTCTGCGATCATACATTGAGAGGACATTTGGAGTATGGAAAGCAAAATGGAGGATTTTGGACCGTAAGCATCCAAAATATGGTCTGGTCAAGTGGATTAAGTTGGTGACAGCGACGATGGCGTTACACAACTTCATACGTGATTCACATCGGGATGATCAAGATTTTTTAGAATGGGAAAATGTTGATGTTGGAGTTGCTCATAGtgatggtgaagaagaagaaggtgatgatgatgatgatgatgatgatgatggtggtggtggacaTATTGAATATGAACCGAGAGGTGATACAGCAATGGAGGCTTTGCGTGATAACATCACAAACGGATTTGGTAGAGGTCGTTTACCATATTAA
- the LOC108841699 gene encoding probable WRKY transcription factor 19 isoform X1 — translation MEMEEKKKVNPWEDLPTVGNLSNQQKQLQIRAPRSSRPRNRRPPVFIEANASDFRDVVHQLTGSHISVNLQERELGIIGFNESQSINVNDDLFAPPPPITTSATATATFPASSKDYDVVIRHGRNNYDFITHLRAALSLRGISVHEDFEEETDAVPGCRVLIIFFTPTYLPSNLLNILQHQRKESLVVYPVFYGISPSDLITNSKYYESFVPQEDEPERWQAAVRQIAHTPAGYILIDKYESELIDEIVKDALKVILSTDNKKMIGMDMKIKEILSLLCIESPDVRSVGIWGAVGIGKTALAEKIFRIISVQFETCVFLKDLHKEAQVKGQDSVTEDFLSKVLEVEPHVIRISGMEKSFLRSRVQRKKVLVVLDDVNDFRDVEIFLEELSYLGPGSRIIVTSRDKRVFVLCKTDHVYEVKPLDFSKSLQLRGTYLPELVKFSNGNPQVLQFLSRSKKEWKRLSQEIQSSSPIYIQGIFERSCCGLDDIERSIFLDIACFFERMNKSDVAMLLDGRDFSTHVGLRSLVDKSLLTIYHNMVHMLGFLQATGREIVRQESADRPGDRSRLWNAQDIRDVFIHNTGTSAIEGIFLDMSQLKFDASPIVFMKMYNLRLLKLYFSKVKENNGVCLPQGLEYLPRKLRLLHWEYYPLSSLPQSFDPKNLVELNLPYSCAKKLWKGKKSLEKLKRLRLSHSYHLTKIPRLSSAPNLELLDLEGCKSLVSISQSICYLKKLVFLNLKDCSNLESVPPTVDLESLEVLNLSGCSKLDNFPEISPNVKELYLGGTMIQEIPSSIKNLVLLEKLDLENSRHLKNLPISICKLKHLETLNLSDCSSLELFPDLNRKMKCLKSLDLSRTAIKELPSSISYLTTLEELRFVGCKSLVRLPDIAWSLRFKVEFRQIDTDKFSKLWNRFAWLKKVQIS, via the exons ATGGAaatggaggagaagaagaaggtcaaCCCTTGGGAAGATCTCCCGACAGTCGGTAATCTTTCAAATCAACAAAAGCAGCTTCAGATCCGTGCTCCTCGTTCCTCACGTCCCAGAAATCGGCGGCCGCCGGTGTTCATAGAAGCCAACGCGTCAGATTTCCGGGATGTCGTTCACCAACTCACCGGGTCACACATCTCTGTGAATCTGCAAGAACGTGAATTAGGCATTATTGGCTTTAACGAGTCTCAGAGCATAAATGTAAATGATGATCTCTTTGCGCCGCCTCCGCCTATAACCACATCTGCTACTGCTACTGCTACCTTCCCTGCATCATCTAAAGATTATGATGTTGTAATCAGACACGGAAGAAACAATTATGATTTTATCACCCATCTTCGTGCTGCCCTCTCCCTGAGAGGGATTTCTGTCCATGAAGACTTTGAAGAAGAAACGGATGCAGTTCCAGGATGTAGggttttgatcattttctttaCGCCCACATACCTCCCTTCCAACCTCTTAAACATTCTTCAACACCAACGTAAAGAGTCTCTGGTGGTTTATCCTGTTTTTTATGGAATCTCGCCATCTGATTTGATCACTAACAGCAAGTACTATGAGAGTTTTGTTCCCCAAGAAGACGAGCCGGAACGGTGGCAGGCTGCTGTGAGGCAAATAGCTCACACGCCAGCTGGCTACATATTGATAGATAA GTACGAGTCCGAACTTATTGATGAGATTGTCAAAGATGCATTGAAGGTGATATTGTCCACTGATAATAAGAAAATGATTGGGATGGATATGAAGATAAAGGAGATTTTATCACTATTATGCATTGAATCGCCAGATGTTCGCAGCGTAGGTATATGGGGTGCCGTTGGTATAGGGAAAACAGCCCTTGCTGAAAAGATATTCCGCATAATATCTGTCCAGTTTGAGACTTGTGTCTTCCTCAAGGACCTTCATAAAGAAGCACAAGTAAAAGGTCAGGATTCCGTGACAGAGGACTTTTTGTCTAAAGTTCTAGAGGTTGAACCACATGTTATTCGGATTTCCGGCATGGAGAAAAGTTTCTTGAGGAGTAGGGTTCAACGTAAAAAGGTCCTTGTAGTGCTCGACGATGTGAATGATTTTAGAGATGTTGAAATCTTTCTGGAGGAGCTTAGCTATCTTGGTCCTGGAAGCAGAATAATCGTAACCTCGAGGGACAAACGTGTTTTCGTGTTATGTAAAACTGATCATGTCTACGAGGTCAAGCCATTAGATTTTTCCAAGTCTCTACAACTTCGTGGGACATATTTACCTGAGCTTGTCAAATTCTCAAACGGGAATCCACAGGTTCTTCAGTTCTTAAGCAGATCGAAAAAAGAGTGGAAACGGTTGTCACAAGAAATTCAGAGTTCCTCTCCCATTTACATTCAAGGTATATTCGAAAGAAGCTGTTGTGGGCTTGATGACATCGAAAGAAGTATATTCTTGGACATTGCATGTTTCTTCGAAAGAATGAATAAAAGCGATGTTGCAATGTTGCTTGATGGACGTGATTTCTCAACGCATGTTGGACTTAGAAGCCTCGTCGACAAATCACTGTTAACCATCTACCACAATATGGTGCACATGCTCGGTTTTCTCCAGGCAACGGGTCGAGAAATTGTCCGCCAGGAATCAGCTGACAGGCCAGGAGACCGCAGCAGGTTGTGGAATGCCCAAGATATTAGGGACGTGTTCATACATAACACT GGCACATCAGCTATTGAGGGAATTTTCTTGGACATGTCGCAGCTGAAATTCGATGCAAGCCCCATTGTGTTTATGAAAATGTATAACCTTAGACTTTTAAAGCTTTATTTCTCCAAAGTGAAAGAAAACAATGGAGTGTGTTTACCTCAAGGTCTTGAATACTTGCCGAGGAAGCTAAGGCTTCTGCACTGGGAATATTATCCTCTAAGCTCATTACCGCAAAGTTTTGATCCAAAGAACCTCGTAGAGCTCAACTTGCCATATAGTTGCGCGAAGAAGCTTTGGAAAGGGAAAAAA AGTCTGGAAAAGCTTAAAAGGTTGAGACTAAGCCACTCCTACCATTTAACAAAAATCCCAAGACTTTCAAGTGCGCCGAATCTTGAACTTCTTGATTTGGAAGGTTGCAAAAGTTTGGTGAGTATCAGCCAGTCTATATGTTATCTTAAAAAGCTTGTTTTTCTGAATCTGAAGGATTGCTCGAATCTGGAGAGTGTACCACCAACGGTTGATTTAGAGTCTCTTGAGGTTTTGAATCTTTCTGGCTGCTCCAAGCTAGATAATTTCCCGGAGATCTCACCAAATGTGAAAGAACTGTACTTGGGTGGGACTATGATACAAGAAATACCTTCATCTATCAAGAACCTTGTATTGCTTGAGAAGCTGGATCTAGAAAACAGCAGACACCTCAAGAATCTTCCAATCAGCATCTGCAAGTTGAAGCATCTTGAAACACTGAATCTGTCAGACTGCTCAAGCCTTGAGCTGTTTCCAGACTTGAATAGAAAGATGAAATGCTTAAAGTCTCTGGATTTAAGCAGGACGGCCATTAAAGAGCTACCATCCTCCATTTCATATCTGACTACTCTTGAAGAACTGAGATTTGTGGGATGCAAGAGCCTCGTAAGATTGCCTGATATTGCGTGGAGCCTAAGATTCAAGGTTGAATTTCGCCAGATTGACACAGACAAGTTTTCAAAACTGTGGAATAGATTTGCGTGGCTCAAGAAAGTTCAAATCTCTTAG
- the LOC108841699 gene encoding probable WRKY transcription factor 19 isoform X2, with protein sequence MEMEEKKKVNPWEDLPTVGNLSNQQKQLQIRAPRSSRPRNRRPPVFIEANASDFRDVVHQLTGSHISVNLQERELGIIGFNESQSINVNDDLFAPPPPITTSATATATFPASSKDYDVVIRHGRNNYDFITHLRAALSLRGISVHEDFEEETDAVPGCRVLIIFFTPTYLPSNLLNILQHQRKESLVVYPVFYGISPSDLITNSKYYESFVPQEDEPERWQAAVRQIAHTPAGYILIDKYESELIDEIVKDALKVILSTDNKKMIGMDMKIKEILSLLCIESPDVRSVGIWGAVGIGKTALAEKIFRIISVQFETCVFLKDLHKEAQVKGQDSVTEDFLSKVLEVEPHVIRISGMEKSFLRSRVQRKKVLVVLDDVNDFRDVEIFLEELSYLGPGSRIIVTSRDKRVFVLCKTDHVYEVKPLDFSKSLQLRGTYLPELVKFSNGNPQVLQFLSRSKKEWKRLSQEIQSSSPIYIQGIFERSCCGLDDIERSIFLDIACFFERMNKSDVAMLLDGRDFSTHVGLRSLVDKSLLTIYHNMVHMLGFLQATGREIVRQESADRPGDRSRLWNAQDIRDVFIHNTGTSAIEGIFLDMSQLKFDASPIVFMKMYNLRLLKLYFSKVKENNGVCLPQGLEYLPRKLRLLHWEYYPLSSLPQSFDPKNLVELNLPYSCAKKLWKGKKSLEKLKRLRLSHSYHLTKIPRLSSAPNLELLDLEGLLESGECTTNG encoded by the exons ATGGAaatggaggagaagaagaaggtcaaCCCTTGGGAAGATCTCCCGACAGTCGGTAATCTTTCAAATCAACAAAAGCAGCTTCAGATCCGTGCTCCTCGTTCCTCACGTCCCAGAAATCGGCGGCCGCCGGTGTTCATAGAAGCCAACGCGTCAGATTTCCGGGATGTCGTTCACCAACTCACCGGGTCACACATCTCTGTGAATCTGCAAGAACGTGAATTAGGCATTATTGGCTTTAACGAGTCTCAGAGCATAAATGTAAATGATGATCTCTTTGCGCCGCCTCCGCCTATAACCACATCTGCTACTGCTACTGCTACCTTCCCTGCATCATCTAAAGATTATGATGTTGTAATCAGACACGGAAGAAACAATTATGATTTTATCACCCATCTTCGTGCTGCCCTCTCCCTGAGAGGGATTTCTGTCCATGAAGACTTTGAAGAAGAAACGGATGCAGTTCCAGGATGTAGggttttgatcattttctttaCGCCCACATACCTCCCTTCCAACCTCTTAAACATTCTTCAACACCAACGTAAAGAGTCTCTGGTGGTTTATCCTGTTTTTTATGGAATCTCGCCATCTGATTTGATCACTAACAGCAAGTACTATGAGAGTTTTGTTCCCCAAGAAGACGAGCCGGAACGGTGGCAGGCTGCTGTGAGGCAAATAGCTCACACGCCAGCTGGCTACATATTGATAGATAA GTACGAGTCCGAACTTATTGATGAGATTGTCAAAGATGCATTGAAGGTGATATTGTCCACTGATAATAAGAAAATGATTGGGATGGATATGAAGATAAAGGAGATTTTATCACTATTATGCATTGAATCGCCAGATGTTCGCAGCGTAGGTATATGGGGTGCCGTTGGTATAGGGAAAACAGCCCTTGCTGAAAAGATATTCCGCATAATATCTGTCCAGTTTGAGACTTGTGTCTTCCTCAAGGACCTTCATAAAGAAGCACAAGTAAAAGGTCAGGATTCCGTGACAGAGGACTTTTTGTCTAAAGTTCTAGAGGTTGAACCACATGTTATTCGGATTTCCGGCATGGAGAAAAGTTTCTTGAGGAGTAGGGTTCAACGTAAAAAGGTCCTTGTAGTGCTCGACGATGTGAATGATTTTAGAGATGTTGAAATCTTTCTGGAGGAGCTTAGCTATCTTGGTCCTGGAAGCAGAATAATCGTAACCTCGAGGGACAAACGTGTTTTCGTGTTATGTAAAACTGATCATGTCTACGAGGTCAAGCCATTAGATTTTTCCAAGTCTCTACAACTTCGTGGGACATATTTACCTGAGCTTGTCAAATTCTCAAACGGGAATCCACAGGTTCTTCAGTTCTTAAGCAGATCGAAAAAAGAGTGGAAACGGTTGTCACAAGAAATTCAGAGTTCCTCTCCCATTTACATTCAAGGTATATTCGAAAGAAGCTGTTGTGGGCTTGATGACATCGAAAGAAGTATATTCTTGGACATTGCATGTTTCTTCGAAAGAATGAATAAAAGCGATGTTGCAATGTTGCTTGATGGACGTGATTTCTCAACGCATGTTGGACTTAGAAGCCTCGTCGACAAATCACTGTTAACCATCTACCACAATATGGTGCACATGCTCGGTTTTCTCCAGGCAACGGGTCGAGAAATTGTCCGCCAGGAATCAGCTGACAGGCCAGGAGACCGCAGCAGGTTGTGGAATGCCCAAGATATTAGGGACGTGTTCATACATAACACT GGCACATCAGCTATTGAGGGAATTTTCTTGGACATGTCGCAGCTGAAATTCGATGCAAGCCCCATTGTGTTTATGAAAATGTATAACCTTAGACTTTTAAAGCTTTATTTCTCCAAAGTGAAAGAAAACAATGGAGTGTGTTTACCTCAAGGTCTTGAATACTTGCCGAGGAAGCTAAGGCTTCTGCACTGGGAATATTATCCTCTAAGCTCATTACCGCAAAGTTTTGATCCAAAGAACCTCGTAGAGCTCAACTTGCCATATAGTTGCGCGAAGAAGCTTTGGAAAGGGAAAAAA AGTCTGGAAAAGCTTAAAAGGTTGAGACTAAGCCACTCCTACCATTTAACAAAAATCCCAAGACTTTCAAGTGCGCCGAATCTTGAACTTCTTGATTTGGAAG GATTGCTCGAATCTGGAGAGTGTACCACCAACGGTTGA